One genomic window of Nicotiana sylvestris chromosome 10, ASM39365v2, whole genome shotgun sequence includes the following:
- the LOC138878983 gene encoding uncharacterized protein — MEAKRPRGSGSFSGAPSRGQFQQGQGRSFRPAKLARPEYRGGSSGRGYQGSHQGQPSLSALPTQSSSRAPSAQGSSRSSASASHSGTRGSLQSQFPAPGSCYECGEFGHMRRECPHRAVSSSQQRCLTLIISIAFN; from the coding sequence atggaggccaagaggcctcgagggtCTGGCAGTTTCAGTggcgctccttcgaggggccagttccagcagggtcagggtcgttctttcaggcccgcTAAGTTAGCTCGACCTGAGTACCGAGGTGGATCTTCTGGACGTGGTTATCAGGGTTCTCATCAGGGTCAGCCATCTCTCAGCGCTCTTCCAACacagagttcgtctcgtgctccatctgCTCAGGGTTCTTCCAGGTCGAGTGCATCAGCTAGCCACTCTGgcacgaggggttcccttcagtcccagttcccagcacccgggagttgctatgagtgtggagagttcggGCATATGCGGAGGGAGTGTCCTCACCGTGCTGTTAGCTCATCTCAGCAGAGGTGTCTAACATTAATTATAAGTATTGCGTTCAATTGA